The nucleotide sequence CCCAACAATTTTGTCTTAGTGTTTCGAATTTCTCTTCTGGGAAGAAATGGTTAAAAGTTTGAGAGAGAGACGTGAGATGCAACAGTATCTCTAGTTTTATTTCCTCCAAAATGTTCTCATTAATAACATTCTCTTCGATGTGCTGCAAAAATCTTGGAAACATGTAATAGCTAGGATGGTTGCTTTTCAGTCTCGCTTGCCACAACAATAATGTCTTTCGGAATCCTTGAATCCGTTCCATCTGTTGGAATACATCATTGTTTTTCCCCTGTAGTTTTAAACTGAGTTCATTAAGGATGCCAAAAATATCTGTTAAATATGCCAGTTTCATTACCCAAATATCATCCTCAAAAATAGTTGCCAAATGAGATTTCTTTTCGGTAAGAAAAATGTGGATCTCATTCCTGAGTTCATAAACCCTGCTTAGTACTTTCCCTTGAGACAACCAGCGGACTTTGGTGTGATACAGTAAGTGGGTATAGTTAGCTCCAATCTCTGAACAGAAGGTTTCAAGCAGTCGGCTGTTTAGTGAGCTTcctttaataaaattaacaacttTCACCGCATTTTTCAATACTTCCATGAGATTTTGTAGGATCTCTCTGGACACTAATGCTTCACGATGTATAAAATAGTGATTCCACGTGGCACTAGTCACCTCGAGCAACTTTTTAATTACTCTGCTCTATTTCCCAGTTATGTTTGCTGTTCCGTCACTTGTGATTCCTTTGCAGTTTTTCCAGTTTAAGTTATAGTGACCAACAATGCACTTTTCCAATTCTGTGAAAATATCTAATTCACTTAGGCATCAGGTTAAGTTTAAACACCACAAAAAATCCTCCATGAAATCACCTTGCCACGTGTATCTCACATAGACTAAAAGTGCTGTGCGGCTTCCAATATCAGTGCTTTCATCAAAATGAACTGCAAAGTCTATTCCTGACTGTACTCGAGTAGTAAGCGTGGCCTCTAAATGCTCGGCAATTGTACAAATGCGAAGAGCTATCGTGCTATGGTTAGGAATAGTTTTTAATTTATCTGCAGATTTATCATCAAAAATTGTACACACCATATCCAAGCATGCTGGAAGAATAATTTTTTCCGCAGCTGTGTAAGCCATTTTCTCTTTTGCTACACGATATGCAACCAAATACAATGATAATAAGGCTTTCTCACTGACAGCAGAATAGCTACGAAATGGTGTTGGTGACTttacatcttttttcttcttttgaaaatattcaagAGGCTTATCAATAAGTTCAGCATGCTGTGTTTCTAAGtgcctttttaattttgaagGTTTTAAGCTTTCGTTTGCAAGAATATTATTGCAAATAACACACTGAGGTCTGTCACTTTCAAAGGGTTTTTCACATTTGATAAAaccatattttaaataatcttcaTTATAACATCTTacactgacttttttctttttgaaatgtggTTCAAATGCAGTTGATATTTGCAGATTAGAGTCAATATTTTTCTCATAATTGTCACTAGTCACACTTCCAGATCCAGAGGTAGAACTTGAACATGCTTTTGCATATTTTGCTTCattattcctctttcttttaaaaaagaaatgatccattttaaaagcaattttgaaTGTTACAATTGCCACTAActcaaatatgtatgtgtgtatacatatttatagCCTAGATAACATCTTTCCAAAACATTTAATTCACAACTGAATCTCAGTTGAACATCTCAGATTTTATATCCAGTTGCAAGTTATAATATACAACTACACTGCACATCGGCCGTTTTGTTATGAAAACCAAACATCAGTGGACAAATTATTGAAAAACGGTTTCTTAAGCAATCAATGGACACTATATTCATCATATCCCCTCCAACAAATATCTTTTCACATATTGAAACTGACCTTAGTATTCCCTGCAAGGTGCACAATTCTGGCAAAAGGATTTATGCAAAGCActctgatatttcattttttttaaaaatgttcatcatGACTCACAAAATTGATTTCCTTGGGTCCCACACATAACATGAAAAATACTGATACAGAGACATTTTCTTCTGTTGTGTTGGCAGCCTGACTACGTCTGCTTGATGATCAAAGAAACTAGCTGATCTGCTAAACTGTTGGCTGACACTGGAACTTCCTTGAAGTGGTGGGTATATATCTCAGATTTTTATTCCTGATACTTTCTGATGGGAAGCATATTTTTTAGGATGGCAAATTATGTTTTAATCTAGTAAGGTTCCAACAAGGTTTTCCATGGCTAGGTCAACTATATGGCTGGAGCTGGTGATATATCTTTAGAGCTTTCTTGGAATGCATCCTTGACCTGAGAATAAGACCAGAAATATGACATTAAACATTGCAAGACAGAGGAGTACTGTTCTCAGCTACAGTGACTTTTACAGGATCGAAGGTCATGAATGTTGAAGCAAAAAGCTATAGTTCTCCTCACCACCATGCTATACAGGTTTAGGCCCATTTCTAAAAGGCAGAACACTTCAACCAAGactgggagagagaaaaaatgatgTAAGACCTGGGGGTCAGTACCAGCAGATGCAGAGTACACTGCCAAAGCCGAACACAGCAGACCATGGAGAAGCACAGCTCATTCACTAACTGTTATTTCCTCTTGGCTCACTTTGACTGTGCCCATCTAGAAA is from Dama dama isolate Ldn47 chromosome 6, ASM3311817v1, whole genome shotgun sequence and encodes:
- the FAM200B gene encoding LOW QUALITY PROTEIN: protein FAM200B (The sequence of the model RefSeq protein was modified relative to this genomic sequence to represent the inferred CDS: substituted 2 bases at 2 genomic stop codons) — its product is MDHFFFKRKRNNEAKYAKACSSSTSGSGSVTSDNYEKNIDSNLQISTAFEPHFKKKKVSVRCYNEDYLKYGFIKCEKPFESDRPQCVICNNILANESLKPSKLKRHLETQHAELIDKPLEYFQKKKKDVKSPTPFRSYSAVSEKALLSLYLVAYRVAKEKMAYTAAEKIILPACLDMVCTIFDDKSADKLKTIPNHSTIALRICTIAEHLEATLTTRVQSGIDFAVHFDESTDIGSRTALLVYVRYTWQGDFMEDFLWCLNLTXCLSELDIFTELEKCIVGHYNLNWKNCKGITSDGTANITGKXSRVIKKLLEVTSATWNHYFIHREALVSREILQNLMEVLKNAVKVVNFIKGSSLNSRLLETFCSEIGANYTHLLYHTKVRWLSQGKVLSRVYELRNEIHIFLTEKKSHLATIFEDDIWVMKLAYLTDIFGILNELSLKLQGKNNDVFQQMERIQGFRKTLLLWQARLKSNHPSYYMFPRFLQHIEENVINENILEEIKLEILLHLTSLSQTFNHFFPEEKFETLRQNCWVKDPFAFRNPESITELDLVPEEENELLQLSSSFTMKNDYEALSLSAFWIKIKEDFPLLSRKSILLLLAFTTTSLCELGFLVLTQLKTKERNGFSGAAEMRVALSSCVPDWNELMSRQDTPHVKSF